DNA from Solanum stenotomum isolate F172 chromosome 3, ASM1918654v1, whole genome shotgun sequence:
GTGCACCCACCAGCACCATGTCACCACTTTCATCCTTCTCCCATACTAGTATCAACCTATCACAAGCACCCGAATATAAAACAGAATCAGTACTAGTACTACTTCTCCCAACTGCTAGTGCATTTACACCTGATCTGTGTTTCTCTAGTGTACAAACTAGTAAATgttttttctcttcctttctccaaatcttgattttcttgtcAGCTGATCCGGTGAAAACATCCCCATCTTGTGATATTTCTAGTGCGTTGATCGCGTCATCATGTGCATTTGCTATTGATTCCAGGCACTTAAAATCATTGGTTCGCCAGATTTTAAGTGTTCGATCCCATGAAACAGAGTAGAGGAATGACTCGTCGTTGGAAAGGGCTAGTGCTGACACTGTGTCAACATGGTGCACCCATGTGGACTTCTTGTGGCGCCTGATCTGAACATGGTTTTTTGGTACCATAAATTTAAAGGCTCTGTCACTAAGTAATGGTAGAGTGGCCAAATGAACTATTTTAGGAGTATCCGTATCATGGTTTTCGATTCTCCAGACTCTGATTTTGTGATCTTGATGAGCACTAAAGACCTTATCAGCCAAAATTACTAGAGACTTCACAGCACCTTTCCCTGCTATAACCGTGTCGATTATTCCAGCATCTATTGTGGAAGTTAGAGCTTTTTGCTCCCACATACAAATTTCTTTATCAGAAGAGCCAGTAAAAAGGTATTTCCCACCAAGTACAAGGGAAGATGTATAGGAATTCTGTCCCTTAAGATTAGCTATGCATTGATGTTGAGTTTCAAGATTACGCGAAAAACTCTGATCATGACATAGTGATTTGATTGAAGGAACTGAACGAAAACTTGGCTGTGAATCTACTTTTGAGCTATTTCTTGAACATGAAGTTTGGTAAAAAGGCATCTTTCTTCATTCCCCTGAACTCTAGTATATGACTATGTTTTTATGAGAGGATCATATAATATGCATTTTTTGGTGTTTCTGTCTTTGTGAGGAGTGAGGAGTAGAGAAATTAAAATAGGCTTCCTTAATAGAAAATGCAAAGGTACTGTTACTATTTGTTTCTTGAAAAAGTTCTATATATTGTGTAACTTTTGTTGATTGAGAATGTTTTGTCTACATCAATGACACTTAAAGAATTGGCCCACAGAAAAAGAATTGGCCCACAAAAAATAAACTAGACAAAAGTTACTTCTTTAATTGTCTAACAAAAGTTTTCAACTTGCATGAAGCAAGGTTTGTTGGAAGAAGAAACAGTAagtcttaataaaaatatatacagtATGAATTAGGTACAATTAAATGGCTGACTGGCAAATTTGAAAAGCTAAACCATTTAGCTATTTCATTATTCCCCTCTAATTTGGATGACAATTGTTGTCTTTTGTATTTAGAATGCTGATGTGCCAAAACAAGGTCAAAATGTGGACTCCCAGAAACACGGGTGAATCTAGCATGATGGGTTCACCCGAGCTCAATAGCTTTGCCCCAACCTTGTGTATGTGTTAACAAAAATCCACCAGACACATATAAATAATAGATATCGAACCTAGTAAATCAAATGTATTGTGTTAGAATCCGAACTCGAACCCATAATGTTCATATCTTGAATTTTACTCTGTCCAGAAGAATTCAAAGGTAATATTAGTGTCTATTCAATGAAAGGGACTTAGCTAGTTacctttcattttaaaaaagtgatTGGTAAAGGAGCAAAGTTAGGTACTCTCATTAACCCACCAATCTTTCTGttctctttttaattattaatttcttaaatcttttaaaacaaaaaaagtatatGGAGAATTTGCTAACTTAGTTGTCATGATAAATTATTATGTGAAAAGTTTTCCATAAGAGTGTTTCTGCTCAGCATCTGATTCAAATTATGGAGGACAGTTCTGCTTATCTGGATGTGCCTAGGCACTAAAATTTGCCAGCTTCTCAAGTGGCAGTTAATTAAATCATAAACCTGGAACATGAACCCACCTACATtatcttatttttctaattttaccttttttgtaTACATATCATAGGATTTACTTAATCTTATGTCCCAAAAGATTATTAGTAGGCGTTTGATCATATGAATTATTATGGAAATAGAAAAAAgtgatttgaaaataatatttaaaaattggaGTTGTGCTTAACCATGAAATGAATTAGAGTTGTTTTTGGATTTTGTGAGTAATTTAGAGTGAAAAcagtttttgttatttttggcatttctgaaaattttgatcaaacttttaaaaatgtttttaagtgtattcttttctcaaaagtgtttttcaaaaaaaatattttggtgagGAGTAGTTTGTGGTCGACGAGTAAATCTT
Protein-coding regions in this window:
- the LOC125859359 gene encoding protein JINGUBANG, translating into MPFYQTSCSRNSSKVDSQPSFRSVPSIKSLCHDQSFSRNLETQHQCIANLKGQNSYTSSLVLGGKYLFTGSSDKEICMWEQKALTSTIDAGIIDTVIAGKGAVKSLVILADKVFSAHQDHKIRVWRIENHDTDTPKIVHLATLPLLSDRAFKFMVPKNHVQIRRHKKSTWVHHVDTVSALALSNDESFLYSVSWDRTLKIWRTNDFKCLESIANAHDDAINALEISQDGDVFTGSADKKIKIWRKEEKKHLLVCTLEKHRSGVNALAVGRSSTSTDSVLYSGACDRLILVWEKDESGDMVLVGALRGHKKAILCLAVVADLVCSGSADKTVRVWRGVERCYSCLSVISGHGAPVKCLTVTSDQQIPSDTTSSYILYTASLDGETMVWKIYVPFL